A stretch of Henckelia pumila isolate YLH828 chromosome 4, ASM3356847v2, whole genome shotgun sequence DNA encodes these proteins:
- the LOC140865400 gene encoding uncharacterized protein, which yields MGISEVPEEEESVLIYRKNKRVKNMELSNSPEVSDSEITKDEARSTSPGEPRRISTSDQAVESESVSPSVSERMSEKGTVSGDGISMDVEENTLMDSDSREKVQIDQSNGNVSGNCGNSDMFSNAIIRENSIEFSRVVSDDSYSQVPQQDLDENMSAPVSNDTSATNEHFCDSHVLTDRPPEEKGQEHDVECAKENNIKLPKVSSSDVLHLEQNKHSVASSTDHSLSKFDGMEGPSSEVVKKDANVAADKAFAGYMGKKLLVLDVNGLLVDISSYVPYDYDPDEIIYRKAVFKRPYCDDFLKFCLERFNVGVWTSKTRRNMEPILDFLLGNEKSKLLFCWDQSHCTYTGYYTVERRHKPLLLKKLKKLWDKVEPDLPWERGLFNEYNTLLLDDSPYKALCNPRYTAIFPYTYRFRDLQDNSLGPEGDLRAYLHALAAAENIQEYVKQNPFGQRPITEKNLSWGYYLKVIEASSSPPHQAVDANSSPPHQTADDAVIQL from the exons ATGG GAATTAGTGAAGTTCCAGAAGAGGAGGAGAGTGTTCTAATCTACAGAAAGAATAAAAGGGTAAAAAACATGGAACTGTCCAACTCGCCAGAAGTATCTGATTCAGAAATTACCAAGGACGAGGCTCGTTCCACATCACCTGGTGAGCCTCGGAGAATAAGTACTTCAGACCAGGCAGTGGAATCTGAATCTGTTTCACCTAGCGTATCTGAAAGAATGAGTGAGAAAGGAACTGTTTCTGGTGACGGGATTTCAATGGATGTTGAGGAGAACACATTAATGGATTCAGATAGTCGTGAAAAAGTGCAGATTGACCAGTCAAATGGAAATGTGAGTGGCAACTGCGGTAATTCGGATATGTTTTCCAATGCCATCATCAGAGAAAATAGCATTGAATTCTCAAGAGTTGTTTCTGATGATTCATATAGCCAAGTTCCACAACAAGACTTGGACGAGAATATGTCTGCTCCTGTATCTAATGATACATCAGCCACAAATGAGCACTTTTGCGATTCACATGTGCTTACAGATAgaccaccagaagaaaaaggtCAAGAACATGATGTGGAGTGTGCCAAAGAAAACAATATTAAATTGCCAAAAGTATCTTCTAGTGATGTACTTCACTTGGAACAAAACAAACATTCTGTGGCTTCGAGTACTGATCATTCTTTATCAAAGTTTGATGGAATGGAAGGTCCTTCTTCTGAAGTTGTAAAAAAAGATGCCAATGTAGCAGCAGATAAAGCTTTTGCTGGCTATATGGGAAAGAAGCTTCTTGTTCTTGATGTGAACGGGTTGCTCGTTGACATATCATCATATGTACCTTATGATTATGATCCAGATGAAATAATATATAGGAAAGCAG TTTTTAAAAGACCCTATTGTGATGATTTTTTGAAGTTTTGCTTAGAGAGATTTAATGTTGGTGTCTGGACTTCAAAAACCAG AAGAAATATGGAGCCAATACTTGATTTTCTTTTGGGAAACGAGAAGAGCAAGTTGCTTTTTTGTTGG GATCAGTCGCATTGCACCTATACCGGTTATTATACTGTTGAGAGAAGGCACAAACCTCTtctcttaaaaaaattaaagaagttGTGGGACAAAGTTGAGCCAGATCTTCCCTGGGAGCGGGGATTATTTAACGAATACAACACTCTTTTGTTGGATGATTCCCCTTACAAGGCATTATGCAATCCT CGGTACACTGCCATCTTCCCATACACATATCGCTTCCGAGATCTGCAGGATAATTCATTAG GGCCGGAAGGTGATCTTCGTGCCTACTTGCATGCGCTAGCTGCTGCAGAAAACATTCAGGAATATGTGAAGCAAAATCCATTTGGCCAGAGACCCATCACCGAAAAAAATCTATCATGGGGTTACTATCTTAAAGTCATCGAAGCCAGTTCGTCTCCCCCACATCAAGCTGTGGATGCCAACTCGTCTCCCCCACATCAAACTGCAGATGATGCTGTAATTCAACTTTAA